A stretch of DNA from Shewanella sediminis HAW-EB3:
GTCTCGTCGGCAAATACCACTTCCAACAGTAAGCTCACTGCGGCCAAATTAAGCTGACGAGCCTGCTCTTCCGGCGTCACGGCTTGTGAGTGTGAACTCAGAAACTTTTTTAATTTCGCAATCATGAATGGGATACCTGTGAATAATCTAAAGATTGAAGCATACAGGGTTAGAGTCATAGAAGAGCTAAGAGTTCACTTCTCATCAATATGAGGGGGCGAAAAATGAACTCTGATATGGAGCTTAAAGAATCGCACCTAACCCTTTGATCAAGAGATCTGTGGTGCCATTGCCTGCATTGGCATCTAAGTAGCCTTTGACAATATCTATCATAGGAACCGCAAGCTCTTTTGAGATCCCAAGCTTCTCGAAGGCATCATAGATTTGAGCGCCACCTTGCAGAGAAGCCCCCAGATCGCCGGCTTGAGAGAGGAGTCCGGAAATTCCCGAGCCACTATCGATAGCCGGGGCCGCAGAGAGTAGGCTATCCATGTTTGGAATGGCACTGGCTATCGGTCCGAAGTCATCACTACCTAATGTGGATTGAGCCAGAGAAAACAAGCTGCCCAAGCCTCCCTCAGCCTGAGACTGATTGAGTCCGAGCTGCGACATAACACTGCCAACGAGGTCACTGCTCTGGGTTTGTGTTACCTGGGGTTTCACCTCTTTCTTTGACGTTAGATCGTCAAACCAACCTGCCGTTGCAGGTGAGCTCATCATTAGGCTGCCGAGTAGTAAGCCTGTCACAGCAGATAGTTTCATTGTTAGCCTTCCAGTGGTGAATAAATCCGAATATTGCGAGCATTCTAGCTTTTTTAACAAAAACATTGCAGCTTTTTTACGTTAGATAGCTCACCAATTGTCCATTTCTTCTGTGCAAACAATATGAAACTTGGGTATTCTATTGGCCTTATTGTCTTATTTAATTTATTAATTGGAAACGCGCATGTCATTGTCCGCGATATTTACCGAAGCATATAACTTCTTTCGCAATCATATTAGTCAGTTAGCTGCTCTCACTGTTCCTATTCTATTTATTCAGGTAGGTATTCAACTTTGGTTGGGTATGGAGATGGCGAACGCAGATCTGGAAAATCCTCAGTTTGGTGCGCTGCATATGGCGGCCGTAATGGCGTTGCTACTGGTATTCTCTCTGCTGATCGCATCTTTAACACTCTTCATGGAGATACGTTCACAGGGACATGAAGCGAATACGGCGCTTATTCTTAAAACGAGTTTGAGTTTCGTACCTCCACTACTGCTCGCGGGGGTATTCTCTGGTTTAGCTATCTTAGCGCCTGTCATGCTATTTGCTGCCTTCGGACCGCTATGGCTGGTGGGACTGGTCATTAGTATCTATATTTTCGCCAGATTGGCCTACGTAAACTTCATGGTGGTTGTCGAGCGATTAACTCCTCTGGAAGCGATTAAGGGAAGCTTTAAGTTCAGTGGTGCTATAGCATTCAAAACCCTGTTGGTGTTGATGCTTTATATCCCATTGTCTTTGATAGGTGGTACGCTCTCGTCTTTAGCACAAGATGCAGTTGGCTTCCCACTTCAGTTGATCGTTGAAGTCTTTATTGCCTTCATTGGGCTTTTCGTCAACGTTGCGCTGTTCCGTTTATATATGGTGTCACGTCCTAAAGTGGAAGAGCAGGCTTAACATCAAAGACGTTCCCAGGCATTAGCGCCTGGGAACTCAATTCCCCGGAGTAGCTGTTGTGCTTACTGATGTCGAATTCGTTACTCAGTTTTCTACTGAGCTGGGCCATGATTACGGGGTAGCCAAAAGCTATGTCCGGGATGTCCCCACCCAAGCCTTGCTTCAAATCCGCAGCTTTACTCATAAGCTGACCGAGCTGCTGGCTAAGCCTAAACGAATAACCTTCGATAGCCCCAACCTATACGACAGGATCGAAATGCTTAACCGGAAGCGAGTGATCAACGTGCGTACCACCAGAGCTTTGCACAAATTGCGAGGTGACGGTAACCGCGGGGCACATCCGGAAAAGTATCACCTGACTTCTGAGCAGTTACTCGAGTTAAGTGAAAAGTCGATAGAGAAACTGCTGAGCCTGGTCGCGTCTCTGTTTACTCAAGTTACCACCAACCCCCTTCCCGAATATCGCTTCGAAGCGTTCGACTCTTTTGCCGGGCGGGATCTCTGTTATCGAGCCGTGATGGAGTCAGACCCTCAGGCGCAATACTTAGTCGGCATGTCGCTTAAGACTAAAGCCTTGATGCAGCGAGAGCAGGAGCAGGCGTTAGCCGAGCCGGAGGAAGAACAAGGATCCCCCCCGGATAAGTTTTCTGACAGTACATTCAAAAAAGCCGAGTATTGGTTTACTCAAGCCGCCGATAGCAATATGGATGCGCTCTATGAATCGGGCGTGGCCCTTATTCATGGTTATAGCGGTAAGGTCGATATTGCAGCCGGTGAACAAGTCATTGCGGCCGCAGCTGAGGCGAATGTGGCTAATGCCATGGCGCTACTCGGCTATTTTCATCTGGTAGGCGGTGAGAGCATTAAACTTGATTCGGATAAGGCCCTGCATTATCTTCAGCTGGCTGCAGATCTTGAACAATCAGAAGCAATAGCCAATTTAGGGGTCCTGTTTTATCAGCGCGGCGATCTTGAAAAGGCGAAGCATTTTATCGCTAAAGCGGCTCAGGCAGGCTTTCCCCATGCTCAGTATCATCTGGCGTTAATGTTGGCTCGAGGCGAGGGTTGCGATGCCGATTCGATTGCCGGTGAGCAGTGGATGGCCGAGGCGGCGGAGCAGGGACAGGTAGATGCTATGTTGGCCCGCGCACAATCTATGTTGAATGACGATAATGCTTTCGGTTGCGACCTCTCACAGGCCGAGCTGTACTTACGGGAGGCGATTAAATATGGCCACAGTGTACCCGCTATGATTGAACTGAGTATCGCGCTTGCCGATGGTATGTTGGGAAAAATTGATGTCGTGGGATCTGCGGCCCTGCTAAAACTGGCTCGTGAGCGGAGTAATCCCCAAGAGCTGGCCGTGATAGAACCCTTGTGGGAGTCACTGTCCCTGCAGGTTGAAAACGTGTTGTCGATGACTGATAACACCGATGAAGTCGCCTCTCTTCAGCGGGCAAAAGAGCTGCTCTCTTAATCCTTAACGTGTCGATACTCTCATTGTGAGTTTATGATCACTCAAATCTTTGCATACAATATTCAAAGTGGTAGCATTGTTTCCTTGTCCTATGTGAATGGAAATACCCTTGCCTACCGCTTCCCAATCAGAAAATGAACGACTCAATGAGTTGGCACAATCTTATGTAAAGCTGGTGCTCGCTGTCGGTATGCATGACCCTTTCTATGTCGACGCCTATTATGGCCCGGAGTTGTGGCGCAAAGAGTGCCAGTTAGTGCCACTTTCCTTATTGGATCTCGATGCTAAAAGACTGCTTTGCGAGTTAGATGCCGTTGCCTTGGCTAATGCCGACGCTAAGCTGGTTTCACGGCAGAGATTCCTGAGAACACAAGTCGCTTCGGTTGGGTACTTTATTCGTCACCTGCAGGGAGAGAGGGGAAGTTTCGATGTTGAATCTATGGGGCTATACGACACTCAGGCTAATAAGTTCAGCCTGGAGTCTTTTGATTCTGTTCTGACGGAGATGGCCGGGTTATTACCGGGTGAAGGGCCGTTAGCCGAACGCTTCGAAGCATTCAGATCCGGTTTTATCGTACCTCAAAACAGAGTGCCGCAGGTGTTCGAGGCGGCGGTTGAGAAGGCAAGAGCTTTAACCGGCGCTCATATCTCCCTGCCCGAGAGTGAAAGTTTCAGCATGGAGTTTGTCAATGACAAGATTTGGACGGCGTACAATTGGTATCAGGGTAACTATCAGAGTCTGATACAGCTCAATCAAGATCAACCTCTCTATATCGAGCGCTGCCTGGAGCTTGCCAGTCATGAAGGCTATCCTGGCCATCACGTGTTTAATCTGCTGCAGGAACAAGATTTAGTCAGAAATGAACAGTGGATAGAATATGCGATATACCCACTCTATAGCCCTATCTCATTTTTGTCGGAAGGCAGTGCTAACTATGGCTTGCGTCTGATCATGTCAGAAGATGAAGTGCTCGGGTTTGAGCGTGATTATCTGATGCCCTTAGCTGGCATCGAGGGAGATATTGAGCATTACCATAGGGTGCTCACCTGTTATAAGAGGTTGGCTTATCTGGATAATCTGGTATGTGAGCAGTTAACCGATGGCCATATCTGTGTGAGTGATGCCGAATGTCTCTTGAGAGATTACGGATTATATAGCGAGTCACGCGCCAGGCAGAGGGTCAAGTTTTATCTCTCTAATCGTGCCTATGTTATTAATTATAATCATGGTGAAGAGAGTGTGGCGCGTTGGGTGGAGAGAGGCGGTAATACCACACCAGTTGAGCGTTGGAGACGTTTCGAAGCCCTGCTGAGAAGACCGCTTAGCGCATCTCAGTTTACGATCTAAAAACTTACCTCTAAGCCCCTAATCCTCTAAACAGTAGTTACTTGTGAATGGTATTGGTTCATGACTCCCTAAAACGAAAAAACGCCTGCCGAGGCAAGCGTTTCTACTAGTCACGAGTTAATAGTGATGTATTAGCTCGGATCGTGCTCGAAGGTACGTCCTTGATGTGGGGTCACTCGGGGACGGCGTTCGGCAAAAGGACTCTCTGTGAATACTTGAGAGTCTCTCTCTACATTGGCCTGTGAAAAATCTGCTTCCTGCTGCTGTGCGCCGTAGACTCCTTGTTCCTGCTGCTGACGAAAACGCGCAAGCTGCCTCTTAAGGAATATACGTCCAAATAGGCTCAATAAAATGAAACTGACTGCACCGATAAGCAACACAAACGGTAGTGCTATCAGTGTTAGTGTTATCACGGCCAGACCTATCGCGAAAGCCATCCAGCCTTTGACACCGGAGAACCTATTCTGGAAAGGTGATTGCTGAAATTGACTGTAGATCATAAAAACTCCAAAAAATAGTCTGATACTTAGTCTGCATATTTATTGACCTCAGATCACGTTAAATTCAGTTAATCTTGGGCAGAAAATGTAACAGATTGTCTTCAAGGCCTCTAATGTAGCGACCTGAGGCGATAAATGACTATGATACGATACTCATGGTTAATGTAAGCTGAATAGCATAATGATGCCCAATTCTAAATATTACTAAACGCATCGGCAACACTCTTGCAGATGGTTTCTCGCATCCACCTGTGTCCGGGTTCGTCATTATTACGTTCATGCCACAGGAGTACATAGGCTAAAGGGATAAAGTCAAAAGGTAGCGGTAGCTCAACCAATGGGTATAACTTTTTAGCGTGACGAGCAAAGCTTGAGGGTACGGTAAAGATCAGATCGCTGTGGGCACAGACACTTGCAGCCCCATAAAAATCAGGAACGGTTGTGCTAAGTCGCCGCCTATGACCTTGCTCTGCCAGATGATAATCTAAAGCCCACCATTCATTCCCTTCGCAACGAACTTGTACATGTGACATCTCTAGGTAGATATCCAGGTTCCAGTTGCCTGTCGTGATGGCAGAGAGGATGGGGTGCTCCTCTCTGACCAGACATATTTGATGATCGGTAAAAAGTAACTGATGGGCAATGCCATCAGGTAGGCGATCCATATGAACGTTTGATTTGGGGTGGAGATCGCGCCCGGCAATGCCAAAATCTACCTGACCTTTTTGCAGATCTTGTATCGATTTCCCCATCCAACCATAGCTATCCAGCCTTAAGTTAGGCGCATTGCTTAGCAATGGCCCGATAAAGTAGGGAAGTAGAGTCTCATAGGCACTCTCGACCATAGCAAAAGAGAATTTGCGATCGCTGCTCGCAGGAGTAAAAGTGGGCGGCTGAGTCAGTTGTGATAGATTTTCCAGTAGGCTTGGCAGTTTATCGCTGAGTTGTACTGCGTGAGCAGTCGGCTTTAACCCATGAGCGGTACGAATAAAAAGTGGGTCATCTAAGGTATCCCGTAACCGGTTGAGGCTCTTACTCAGTGCCGACTGACTCAGGTGGAGTCGACTGGCTGCTCGGGTGACACTTTGTTCCTCGAGTAGTACTTGCAGGATCACCAGCAGGTTCAGATCGATTCTAGCCAGGTTATCAAGATTCATAGATATTCCTACAGGGAAATTCAGTTCTGAAATTATACCATTTCTGTTCATAACTTGGGTGCGCTAAAATAGCTTTCATAGAATAACGTTCCAAATAGAGAGAAATCATGCGTCGAAATCTGTTACCCATCTTAATGTCTATGGTTGTGTTAAGTCCCTTAGCCATCGATATTTACCTGCCTTCCATGCCAACGATGGCTGCCGAGTTCTCGGTATCGGCAAGTGAGGTGCAGTCGACACTGGTACTCTTTTTGTTCGCTATGGGAGTAGGGCAAATTGTTATAGGTCCTCTGGCCGATAGATATGGTCGTCGCCCCATCGCTCTGGGTGGTATTTTGCTTTATATCGCCAGCAGTATACTCGCGGCTGTGGCCATGGAATTTCATTGGCTGCAGATAGCCAGGGTGCTTCAGGGGTTAGCTGCTTGTTCTACCTCAATAGTGGTCTTCAGCGCCGTGCGTGATTGTTTCACACCCAAAGAGAGCGCACGCTATTACAGTTATCTGAACGGAGTTATCTGTGTGATCCCGGCGCTGGCCCCAACTTTAGGTGGCCTACTGGCAATGCAGTTCGGCTGGCGCTCCACCTTTGTATTTATGACGCTTTATGCCATCGTCATGATGGTCCTGGTCGGGTATCGTCTGCCCGAAACCCGTCCTGCGAACACTGTGACGACAGGGCCGCTATATCGTTGGTCACGTTACAAGCCCGTTATCATAGAGCCACACTTTCTTTTCTATGCCTTCTCATGCATGGCGGGTATGGCCGCTATTCTGAGTTATGTCTCATACGCGCCGGTTTGGATAATCGAAACTTTAGGCATGTCAGAGCTGACATTCAGCGGACTATTTGGCCTCAATGCCGCGGTTAATATTGTTGCCTGTTTTGCCGCGCCTATGGTGATCGCTAAGTTAGGCAATCGACCAACGGTGATGCTGGCGTTAAGCACTATGCTTGTATCGGCTATCATGCAGGTGCTCTTACAGCAATGGGGACCGGCAACCGGACTACCTGCAGCATTAAGCTTTATGTTGCCTATGATGTTGCTCTGTATCGGCTTCGCCCTGCTGCTTGGTCCTGCGACGAGTATGGCACTGGCTGCATTCGGTGAACGAGCGGGAACGGCAACGGCTATCTTAGGATTTATTCAGATGAGTGGTGCTTCACTGCTTACCGGGTTAGTACAGCAGACAGATCTACCTGCACCCTATGCCGTTGCATTGGTGATGGGTACTTTGGCGATAACCCTGTTGACCATGATGGCTATGCCCCGTTTCGATAACTGGCATCAGGAACAACACGCACATTGATTCTGAAGTGATTCTAGAACATAGAACATAGAACATAGAAATTGAAACACCCCCTTGCCCGCCAACTGCTAACCACAGGAAGCGGGCATTTTTTATGGGGGTTATGTTTGGCGGCTTTTGGCTTAGAAGCGTCCATTAATGCCTATTGCGGCAAAAACACCATCCATATCGGGCTCTAACTGTTTAGTTAGATTAAACTTAGCGGAAAGTCCATCGGTTATGCGTAACGTATAAGCAGTGTTAATGCCGTAGGGATCGTCCCAGTCACTGTCGAATGAGGTCGCATATGTAGCACCGACAGACCAGGAGCGGGTGATATACCAATCGACAGCGGCGCTTAAGCTATCCGATGAGTCTGAAGATTGATATTCATCAGTTGGAGAGATTACTTTCGCGTCAGAAGAGGAGTGGCTGAACAATGCGGAGAACAAGATGCCCTGACCAGATGATAGGGGGAGGTAACTCTTAACGCCTATCCCGTAAGACGTTGTGTCGACTTCGGTTTTCGAAATGTCATTTAGTGAGGTCATATATTTTGGCTGGGTTGTATTGCCATACTTGCCATAATTGACATATACGGAGGAGGTATCGTTAAAGTAGTAACCCAGTGTGACCTCGTACGTGTACGTATCCGATTCAGTTTTTGTAATTAAATTGTCCCAATCTGCATTTTGATAACGGGCGCCAATGTACCATTTGTCTTCGAAGACATACTCACCATCGATAGCGTAGGTAGTGAAATCAGCATCAACATCAACATCAAGTTTGCTGTATTGGCCCCCTAGATTTGAAGTTTGAGCGAGAAAACCACTCAAGGCATAAGGTGCGCTATCCTGATTGACCGAGGTGAAATAGTATCGATATTGTCCGTTCCATGTACCGTCTGAAAAGCTTTCGCTGGATCCCGCGTAAGTGACTTCGGCTTCATGTTGGTAGGCTGTATCTTGAACGGCGTAAATGTGTGTAGAGGTAAGCCCTAAGAGTACGGCTAGTGTTAGGGTGGTTTTATTCATTTCTCTTCCTTGTGTTTGTGAACTCAGGAAGGCTGAAGTGTGGATGGCATCAATAATAACGGTCATCCATGGTCTCATATTTTAAGTAAGAACAAGCCCTTGCCTTCCTGGCGGTCAAACTATAACCGTTAGCGACTCGCTAAGTAAATAGTATGAGAGTCTTTATTCTATATTGAGTTGAGATACACTATGGCTATTGACCTTATTACCTGAGAATCCCGTGTCCCGTCCCATCTGTCCTAAATGTCATTATCCGCTTAAGGCTTGTCTGTGTGAGAGTATCGAATCGATGCAGGTATCGACGGAGTTGATTGTCTTGCAAGATCCAAGCGAAGTAGGGCATGCGAAAAACAGTGTGCGTCTGCTCGAGTTGGTTATAGAAGATACTCAAGTATATGTGGGAGAGTGCCCCGATGACTTTACGCAACTGCGCCAGCATCTCGAGCAAAGCGTTAAACCTGTCTATCTGGTTTACCCCTCGGAGCAGAGCGAGGATGTCGAGAGTGTCAGTTTCGATGAGGATGTGATTCTGTTGTTTCTCGATGGTACCTGGCGAAAGGCCTATAAACTTTTACAGCTTAACCCCTGGTTACAAGGCTTGCCAGCACTGCATCTGGATATTGAGTCTGCTTCGAATTATAAAATTCGAAAAGCGAGCCGCATCGATAGCCTTTCTACATTGGAAGCTGCGGCAATGATGGTGAAAGCCATTGAGCCGCATCAAGAGGTGTCGCCCCTACTCAATGCATTAAATGCAATGGTAAATCAACGTATTAGTTCGATGCCTGATTCTGTCAGAAAACGATATGAGTGATAGATTTTCTGTTTTGTGATATATATCAGTGATATCTGAATAAAACAATATTTAGATCACGCAAATCATTGATGAAATAGGTTTTAATGTGCCCGAATCATCTGTTTTACAGGTGGTGTGAAAGCTGTGTTGATATGCTGTCCATGCAGGGAGGCAGCGCCTACTCTTTTTATCATTAGTCGGTATCGGCACAGCTTTCATTCTAAATTTTAATTCGTCTGAGCTCTGCACTCTTTGCTTCGAGTTAATCGCTTTCGCAAATATTTCTCTAACACTTCTCTAATCGCAACCTCTCTTCACGTTAGTTATAGGTCGAAAAGTTTTCAGGGGTGAATCTGGCAGCCTCTTTCGGATGGCCGAAGAAGTAGCCCTGCCCAAAGCCTTTGCCCATATTCTTTAATATCTCTTTTTGCTGCTTGGTTTCGATACCCTCTACGACAAAGCTGATATCCAGTGCTTGCGCAAGCTTTATCATGGCCTGGCAGAGCTCTTTTCCTTGAGGTTCACTCAATCTATGGGCAAAACCGGCATCAATTTTCAAGCTGTCGATAGGCAGACTACCTAACTTACTGAGTGATGACAGGCCTGCGCCAAAATCATCGATTGCGATGCTTATGCCCTTGCTCTTTAGTAAGGTTAAGGTCTTTTTGACTCTTTGGGGTTGTCTGAGCAGTGCCAACTCGGTGATCTCGAGCACTAAGGCGTTCGCAGGTAACTGGCTGTAAGTCAGAGCTTCAGTGACTTGTTGGACAAAGTCAGGGTGCTCTAACTGCATAGGCGAGACGTTGACACAGGCTTTTAGATCCGGAGCATGTTGAGTACGCCACGTTGCGACTTGCAGGCAGGCTTGTTTTAGCACCCACTGTC
This window harbors:
- a CDS encoding DUF2780 domain-containing protein, producing the protein MKLSAVTGLLLGSLMMSSPATAGWFDDLTSKKEVKPQVTQTQSSDLVGSVMSQLGLNQSQAEGGLGSLFSLAQSTLGSDDFGPIASAIPNMDSLLSAAPAIDSGSGISGLLSQAGDLGASLQGGAQIYDAFEKLGISKELAVPMIDIVKGYLDANAGNGTTDLLIKGLGAIL
- a CDS encoding tetratricopeptide repeat protein, with the protein product MLTDVEFVTQFSTELGHDYGVAKSYVRDVPTQALLQIRSFTHKLTELLAKPKRITFDSPNLYDRIEMLNRKRVINVRTTRALHKLRGDGNRGAHPEKYHLTSEQLLELSEKSIEKLLSLVASLFTQVTTNPLPEYRFEAFDSFAGRDLCYRAVMESDPQAQYLVGMSLKTKALMQREQEQALAEPEEEQGSPPDKFSDSTFKKAEYWFTQAADSNMDALYESGVALIHGYSGKVDIAAGEQVIAAAAEANVANAMALLGYFHLVGGESIKLDSDKALHYLQLAADLEQSEAIANLGVLFYQRGDLEKAKHFIAKAAQAGFPHAQYHLALMLARGEGCDADSIAGEQWMAEAAEQGQVDAMLARAQSMLNDDNAFGCDLSQAELYLREAIKYGHSVPAMIELSIALADGMLGKIDVVGSAALLKLARERSNPQELAVIEPLWESLSLQVENVLSMTDNTDEVASLQRAKELLS
- a CDS encoding LysR substrate-binding domain-containing protein, with product MNLDNLARIDLNLLVILQVLLEEQSVTRAASRLHLSQSALSKSLNRLRDTLDDPLFIRTAHGLKPTAHAVQLSDKLPSLLENLSQLTQPPTFTPASSDRKFSFAMVESAYETLLPYFIGPLLSNAPNLRLDSYGWMGKSIQDLQKGQVDFGIAGRDLHPKSNVHMDRLPDGIAHQLLFTDHQICLVREEHPILSAITTGNWNLDIYLEMSHVQVRCEGNEWWALDYHLAEQGHRRRLSTTVPDFYGAASVCAHSDLIFTVPSSFARHAKKLYPLVELPLPFDFIPLAYVLLWHERNNDEPGHRWMRETICKSVADAFSNI
- a CDS encoding multidrug effflux MFS transporter → MRRNLLPILMSMVVLSPLAIDIYLPSMPTMAAEFSVSASEVQSTLVLFLFAMGVGQIVIGPLADRYGRRPIALGGILLYIASSILAAVAMEFHWLQIARVLQGLAACSTSIVVFSAVRDCFTPKESARYYSYLNGVICVIPALAPTLGGLLAMQFGWRSTFVFMTLYAIVMMVLVGYRLPETRPANTVTTGPLYRWSRYKPVIIEPHFLFYAFSCMAGMAAILSYVSYAPVWIIETLGMSELTFSGLFGLNAAVNIVACFAAPMVIAKLGNRPTVMLALSTMLVSAIMQVLLQQWGPATGLPAALSFMLPMMLLCIGFALLLGPATSMALAAFGERAGTATAILGFIQMSGASLLTGLVQQTDLPAPYAVALVMGTLAITLLTMMAMPRFDNWHQEQHAH
- a CDS encoding putative porin: MNKTTLTLAVLLGLTSTHIYAVQDTAYQHEAEVTYAGSSESFSDGTWNGQYRYYFTSVNQDSAPYALSGFLAQTSNLGGQYSKLDVDVDADFTTYAIDGEYVFEDKWYIGARYQNADWDNLITKTESDTYTYEVTLGYYFNDTSSVYVNYGKYGNTTQPKYMTSLNDISKTEVDTTSYGIGVKSYLPLSSGQGILFSALFSHSSSDAKVISPTDEYQSSDSSDSLSAAVDWYITRSWSVGATYATSFDSDWDDPYGINTAYTLRITDGLSAKFNLTKQLEPDMDGVFAAIGINGRF
- a CDS encoding tRNA-uridine aminocarboxypropyltransferase encodes the protein MSRPICPKCHYPLKACLCESIESMQVSTELIVLQDPSEVGHAKNSVRLLELVIEDTQVYVGECPDDFTQLRQHLEQSVKPVYLVYPSEQSEDVESVSFDEDVILLFLDGTWRKAYKLLQLNPWLQGLPALHLDIESASNYKIRKASRIDSLSTLEAAAMMVKAIEPHQEVSPLLNALNAMVNQRISSMPDSVRKRYE